The Mycobacterium sp. EPa45 genomic interval GGGACTGTGGGGCGAGCGGAGGCGCACGTATCGTCGTTCTGGTCCGAGTCCGATGATGTCGGCCTCGGGTGAACGTCCGGAAAGGACAAGGGGTTTCATGACGCCCATCGCCGGAGGATGGCGGCGTCCTCGGGCGAGTGTTCGAGCAGCTCGAAAAGATGGGTGATGACACCTTTTTGCCGTTGGCAGAACTCCGATAGTGGCTTGATTCCTAGCAGATCTTGTTGGGTTGCATGATGATAGACAGGGTCTGCGCCGCAGTTGGGTTCGAAGACGCAGGTGGAGCATTGTGGCGCGGTTTGGGTGAGCGAGTTAGCGACCGCCGACACTAGGGTGTCTGATAACACCAGCTCTCGATAACTGTGCTCGTGCACGGTGCCCAGTTCGAAACTGCGGTCTCCCATTTCGGCCAGCATTCGGGCCTCGTCAGAGGCGAAGACGGTTCCGTCGTAGTTGTAGACCAGAGCTCCCAGACCAATGCCGGCCGGGCTTCTGAGGTCGACATAGCCGATGGGTTCATCGCTGAGTATCCGGCGAACAATGAGCGACGAGTAGAACTCAGGAAAGCGATCGCCGGACTTGTTGACATCGAGGATGTAGCGCAGACCACGTTTCCAAAATTGGAGCCAGTCAGTCCCGCGGTATTTCTGGAACTGCTTGGTCTTGATCGCAAAGCCGTAGGGAGACAGTGGCCTAAGGAAGATGCCGTCGAGACCCTGCTCGAGATACTCATCGACGATCTCCTCGACGCGATCCAGACTGGCTTCGGTGGTGGTCATCAACGCACCGACCTTGTCCTGACCAAGGCGATCCTTAATGCGCGCGATACCCGCGACCGCGAGTTCATAGCTGTTATCGCCACGGCGCGGCCGGTTCTTGTTGTGAAGGTCGCGCGGGCCGTCTAACGACGTGCTGAAAAGAATGTCGTGCTCAGCGCTGAAGTCGAGCACTTCGTCGCTGAGCAGGGCCAGGTTCGTGGCGATCACAAATTGCAGCCGCTTGCTCAGGGGAGCGGCCCGCTGTTTCGCCGTTACGACGATCCATCGGATGAGTTCGAAGTTCAGCAGCGGCTCGCCGCCTTGAAACTCGATCTTGATCAGCGGGGCGGGCGCGGAAAGGGCGATATCAATCGCCTTTGACGCGGTCGCCTGGTCCATGTCGTAGCGGACCCGGTCCTTGCTTTGGCGGGAGACCTGGCAGTAGGGGCAGGAATGCTCGCAGCGCAGCGTGACGACAAACAGGTGAAGGGGCGTGGCTGCTCGCAGAAAACTCAGGCGGCTTCGTAGGCGAAGCGCCAGGAGCTGCTGCTGCGCGCGTTGCCCGGTCGACCCGACGAAGAGTCTTTCGAACGCCCGCTCGTAAAGTCCGTCGCCGGGCGCGAGGTCGAGCGCGCAGAGACGGTCCAGTTCCGCTGCGGTCATTTCGGCCATGTCGCCAACCATGTTGCCGACAAGAAAACGGTCGGCGCCCAGCCGCTCAAAGCGGATAGGCAGAAGGTGCAGATCGGATTTTTCAGGGCTGAACGAATCCGCTGCGGCGAAGCCGGCCATGGAGTTATTCCCTCTCGGCCAGCGACCCGAACGCCAACGCCACGATGACATCCCGTAGCCGGCCAGTCTCCCTGCCGACCTTCTCGCGGAGGTTTTCATCGGTCACAAGATTCAGAAAATGGGTCCGCAGCTCGTCGCCGTCAATCTGCAGATGCGACGGCGAAAGTCGGCACACATATCGCCCATCTGATTCGTCGATGTGACAAGAAGCCTGCCCGATCAAGCGGTACGCCGCCTCCTGCAACGCGCCCAACGACTGGACCGACGCGCTGAAGACAACAACAACATCCGACATAGAGGTCGTCATCGTCGGCCGATCGCTACGGTCGAGCAACCGATCGTTTCAACCAGCGTTCTTGTCATCAATGAACGCAACGTCATAGGTGGTCATTCACCGTGGGAGCCGTCGCAGTAATGCCCACCCGCAAGTACGGCAGCCAATGCTTGTCTCGCGATATTCGCAGCATCGCCGGCCCCTAAGCCAAAGGTCTGTTGCAGCTCATTCGCGATGTCATTCACGCCAAGGCCATAGCTCGCCCGTGCGCACGCAACGGCGGCGACATCAGCGGTGTTCGCGGGCGCCGGTCCGGTTGTCGCTGCGGGAGGAGCTACGACGGGAGGAGCTACGACGGGAGGGGCTACGACCGGCGGCGCGTAAATCGGGTTCGGTACGTAGGGCACATCGGGCACATACGGCACGTAGGGCGTATCGGGGACGCCATATCCCGGGCTGGACGATGCATGCGACGCGTGCGAGGCATGCGATGCGTGCGACGAGTGAGAACTGTGCTGCGGGAACAACATGCCGTCCCTGGTCTGCTGCACTGTGAAGCTCATGAGTTCCGCGTCGACCGGACGCGCGGTTTCTGCCTCCGTCGGAATCCGTTCCTGCGCGTCAATGCCGACCTGAACTCCATTTGAGTCCGCCGCATGGGCGATCGGCGGGACGACCGCTGGCGTCGCGAGGGCAGCAAGTGCCGTCGCGAGACTTACAACCTTTGGAGTCTCACGCATGCCCACTCCACGAACCCGACCCCGCGTCGACCGCGGTGAAGAAAACCGCCATGTTTCCGTCCCCCTCTAGCAGCAGATCAAAAGGCTCAACGTCGCATCAGCTTGCCGACTCGAGGCGTGCTGATCGTCGAGTCTGAACCCCGTGCCCCGGGGAATTTTAGGCGCTTCACTGTGCTGGGATGAACCGTTTGCGTCTGATACTTGAGTTCCCTATTGCAGGTAGCAGATCTTTGGACATTGCTGGGTGTGGGCCGGTGGCCCATACTCACGCCGTGCGCAGAGTCCTCTGCAAGGACGTCGAGGGGAAGCGATACGCAGTTCGTAACGGTTGGGGCATCGAGTTGGAGCCAGTGCATGCTGGCGTGGAACGCCGATCCGACGAGTCATTCTTGAGTCGTAAGCCCGACCGCCCGCTATGCGTGCGGACACTCAGGGGGCGTTTGAGCCCAATTTTCATAGGGCCAAAATAGGGCCAAACTTTCAGACCAGGTGCTCCAGAGGGTCCAATTCAAACTATCCGCAAGCCCCTGACCAGCGCAAACAGAAAGTTAGTGCAGCTAAATCAGCCTCACACGCGGAAGGTCGCTGGTTCGATACCAGCCGGGACCACCACATAAATGCCCCGCTCACAGGGCGGCCCACGCCAGTCGAGCAGCCGGTCACAAGCCAGGTGGACATCCGTCCAGCCGCGTCAGCTGTGCGTCGGTGAGCACGACGGCATCACGTTCTACCGCGAGGGGCCGCACGCGTCGACACTCGAGAACCCGGTCATCGGGGAGATCGCCGCTGCGCACAACGCGCCCGCGCATGTGATGCTGCGCTGGCACATCCAGCAGGGGCGCCAGGTCATCACGAAGTCGGTGATGCTGTCGCGGATCGCGGAAACATCGACATATTCGACTTCGCCCTCACCGCAGCACAACTCGCGGCGATCGATGGACTGGACACCGGAATTCGCTGTGGTCCGAAGCCCGAGGACGTCGCGCTCACGAAGTTCGGCCGCGATATCCCCGCAGCCTGAACCACCGCGTGCTTATGACGGGCCTGCTCACGCTGGGGCGAACAGCAGCCTCGCTAGAACCACACCTTACGGCCGCCGACCGGACGCCCGACCGCTCCCAGAATCCACAGCACGATGCCGACCACGACGAGAATGCCACCGATGGTGTAGAGGATGGACAGGCTGGTGAAGTAGCCGATCAAAAGCAGGATGATGCCGAGCACGATCATGATTGGTCCGATCCGTAGGCCGTATGCACTGAAGTGGTGCTTGATCCGGGAATTACCGGATCGGTCATTTTTCAAACAGGCAGCGAGACCGGCGGCTTTGCCCGACCTGAGGGTCGTGTCCTTCTCGCCGGTGGCAGGCCGCCATCAAAGCCCGGCACATACGTTTCGTCGAGAGTCGCATCGAATCCGGGACCGGACTGGGCTGGGCGGAACGGCGTGAGTCAAATCGGCTGTCCTGCAGGAGTACTGGTTGAGGGTACGCACCTCGGAGAACGGTGATGTTGGCGCGGCTGGGTTCGACATGTTTGCGTTGTGCATGGTCGGGGGTACACCCCGCACGGGTTCAGACGCGAGCCGCGGCGAGATCAGTAAGCGGAAGCGGATAGAGGTCACCCAGTGAGTACGGCCGATTCTGTCAATGAATATGCCGACGTAGGCGACATGTTTAGGCGGCTCAAAGACCTTGCTGACGACGGCCCGGGATTCGCGCGCCAGCGTGAAGCGATCATCGAACGCACCCTGCCTCTGGCCCAGCACGTGGCCCGACGTTTTCGCGGTCGCGGCGAAGACTACGACGACCTTTTCCAGGCCGCTTCCGTCGGTTTGATCAATGCAGTCAACCGTTTCGACCCCGACAAGGGCACCGAGTTCTTGCCATTTGCAGTCCCCACGATCATGGGTGAGGTCCGCAGGCACTTTCGTGATCGCGGCTGGGCCTTGAAAGTCCCACGCCGGCTGAAAGAATTGCAAGGGCAACTGGCGCAAGCCCGTTCCGAACTAACGCAGCGCACCGGCCGCGCACCGACAGCGTCCGAACTTGCCGAACATATGGACGTCGATCGTGAGACCGTGGTTGACGCCCTCATCGCGGGCAGCAATTACTCAACACTGTCGACGGATGCGCCAATGGGTGCGCAGGATGACGGCGGGACGCTGTTGAGTTCGTTGGGTGGTCTTGACGCCGGACTGGCCAAGGTCGTCGACGTGGAAACGGTGCGCCCGCTCATCGCCGCACTGCCCGAGCGTGAACGCACCGTGCTGATGATGAGATTCTTTGGCGACAAGACTCAAACTCAGATCGCCGAGCAACTCGGCATTTCGCAAATGCACGTCTCTCGTCTGCTCAACCGAACCCTCGAGACGCTGCGCAGCCAGGCAGTTCCAGCGGAGGCTGAGTCTGCGCAATCCACACGTGGGTTGGAGGCGCAACAATCCCGCAAGCGCGCGCCGCGCAGCCTGGCTTGCCCGAAGGCTGTCACGACGCCCCCGACCACCCCACTCGCATCCTGACGCCTCGACAAGCCACCGCTTCCCACTTCGCCGCGCGCCGAAAGCGATTGGCCGCTCTTGTCACCGTCAGGCTCACTGCGGCCCGCAATGAAATCGTGCGGGCGGGGGTTGTTTCGGCAACGATGCCCGCTATGGTCGGGTAAGCGTTTTGGCGAGGTCGGTGCCAACTCATCGCACACCCACCTGGTGTGCGGCCGGTGCGTCCCCGCGCCGTCGCGTTGTGGCCTGACAGGAGTGTGACCGTGGTCGAAGGATCCAGCGGATCAGATCGGTACCAACCTGAGCCGGTCGAGGTCGCCACGTCCTGGGTTGGCAAGGTGGCCGTCGTCAGTTTCACCGGAACGCTGGACATGCGCACCACACCGCAGCTGATGCACGCCCTTGATGCCGTCATTGCGCAACAACCGTCGGCTGTCATCGCAGATCTGTCATCGGTGGACTTCATGGCCTCGGCAGGAATGACCGTGTTGATCACCGCAGATGAAAAGTGTTCAGCACAAACCCGTTTCGGTGTCGTCACGCCCGATCCCATCACCAGCAGACCGATGAGGCTCATCGGTCTTCACGATTTCGTGTCGATGTTCGAGACTTTGGACGAGGCGGTCACTGCGCTTGGCGGCGATGACCAGCCGGAGCCAGACCAACCCAGCAGTGCCGCGCCGCCACCGGAACCAGCACCGAGCTGACGATCGTCGATGTGCACGACAAGGCAACATGTTTCGTTCGGCAGGGGAGGACCGTCGCAGATGCGATGCCGACTGCGGAACGGTTCGTGAGTCGACCGGATCAGTGTCAGGCGATCATCGGGTCGATCGCAGAACGAGGTACCAGCACGTGCAACGCCCCGGCCGAAGCAGGCAACAGCGTTCCCTGGTCGAAGAAGAACATCACCCCGTCGTTGACAACCGCGAAATTCTGATAGTTGGCAGGGTTGTACAGCGCGGCTGAAGCGAACGGCAGCGGCGCCGCGGGCGGCGCAGTGGTCGTCGGCGTGGTCGTCACCGGTTGTCCGGGTTGCGCGGGCGGCGTCGGCGGCGCAACCGGGGGCGGCGGTGCTAATTGTTGCTGCAGCTCGGACTGCACGATCGGCGCGACGGTCTTCAGCGGATCGTCCACCCGCCACAGCGGCGTGTGTTCTTTATCGTCCGGCGCGGCCGTGTAGGTGATCGCCTTGCGATAGCTCTGGTCCCAGTTGAAGGCCTTGTACGTCGTCTGCGGCTGGCCGCCGCCGACGTCCTGGTTCACCGTGAATACCACGGCCTGCGTGCCGCGCGGGGGGACCGCTGAACTGTATTCCGTGGGCCTGATGCTCAACACGTACGGCGTGCTGCGGGGCGCGCCAGATTTCGCCGTGTTGAGGAACGCGTCACGCGTCTGAGAAACGTAGTCGGCGACCGATTTCTGGTCGGGATAGTCCAGCGGGATGCTGATGTCAACGCGGTATCCAGGATCCGAAAGCTGGATCTCGCACGTCTTGCCGGTGTTGCCGCCCTTGAGGTCGGCGCAGTAGTCCTTCGGGGCCGCTGCCGCCAGCCCAGGAGAAACGCAAACGGCGGCAAACGCGACGACCGCTGCCACGCTGACAGAACGCATGGGTAAAACCTCCAAGCAAACGCGGCGGTCGCCGCGACCAACATCAAGGTGCACCACGCCAGCAAAGCGCCCCCGACGGCATTGGCGCTACACAGCGTAGTCGAGGTGGGGATGCGGGTGACGCGGCGCCCCGACCTCGGCCTCGACGGCTGTACGCGGTGACCAGCCGGACCGCTCAACGATCGTCAGTCGGCGAACCAGAGCCGTAGACAGACAGACAGGGACGTCATCCTCGGATACATGAGTCGGCATCCGGCTGAAAGTTCAGCGCCCGGAAGATCTCCTCCGTCCAATCCGCGAAGAGCTGCCAGTCCTCGCTGGGTGCGCCGAGCAGCGCGCACATGATCGGGGTGGGGTAGGGGCGCGCGATATCGGTCACGACGTCGCAGCGTCCGACCTCGACTACGCGATCTATCAATCCGTTCACGACCCCATGGATCGTGTCGGTAAGACGAGATGTGCCCCTGGGAGTGAATGCTTTGGACACCAGTTTGCGTAGCCGAACGTATGGTGCGCCCTCCAAGCCCAGCAGGCTGGTCGCGAGCTTGTCGAACAACGGACCTGAAGTAGTGCCTTGCGCCGCGAGCGTGATGCCAGGCGGGAGTCGAAAGCTGCTGTGGCGCAGTAACTCCCGAGCCAAGTCATAGGACAGGATCTCCGGGCCGAGGGGTCCGATGGCGATGGGTGCGCGTGATTGCGCAGCTCGATGATCGTCGAGAATGTAGGCCGTCATGGTCATACGGTTTTTCCACGGGTGTCCGTCTCGATGGGTCGACCGTGCTCTCGCCTGCTCAGTCGAGATCGGCCAGGGCCTTTCGGGCAGCTTCGAGTTCAGCTTCGAGTGCGGCGACCTTCGCGGCATGCTCGGCACGTGCTGCTTCGATGACCTCGTCGATCGGGGCGACGAGATCCTCGTGCAATTCGTTGGCGGCCCGGGATACGGCGGCCGCGGCGATCGTGAGGTCGCGGGTCAGGTAGGTCGTGCCGCGCTTGAGGTCTGCCCGCCACTCGCCGTCGGCGGAACCGGTGACCGTGAGAGTGAGCTCGAGCGTCTTGGTCTTCTTGCCGGCCTTTTTGGCCGGGGCCTTTGTTGGCTCGGACGATTCCGACGGGGACGCCGCCGAGGATTCGGGCACCGCCGCTCCGATCGGGCGAAGCAACATGTCCTGCGTCTCGGCCTCGGCTGAGGGTGTTTGGGTGTCTGCAGTCATGGTCACGTCGATCTCCTCTTGGGCGACAACTGGCAATGCGTCCAGTAGAACATACGTTCGACGTCCAGCCAAGCGTAGCGCCGCGTGTGTCGTGACCGGCGTGCCCATGACCCGCAGGCGAAATGCCCTTTCTGCGAGGACATTTCGCTAGCGTCGGCACCGTGTCGAAGAGGGCCGATCAGCCGTGCGGCGCCTCTGAGATCTTGGTGTCTTCCTTGCCGAGTGTCTGGCAATAGAGGGTGACCGAGGTCTTGGTGGCAGTGATTTCCAGATTCGCCGGATCCTGCCCGCTCTTGTCCTTGAGCATTTTGCTGACTTCGTCGTTCTGCTTCTTCTCGTCTTGAGTGAGGAAGTCCTTGCACTTGGTGTCGCCACCGGTGTTGACGATCTCGGAGGCCGAGCAGCCACTCAGGGCCACCGCCGCGGCTGATGCTGCAAGGACGAACTGCACGATTCGCTTCACTGGGAACCTCTCTCGATGAGAAAACGACGCCAAGGTGATTCACAGAATCGGGCAAATCGAAACCGGCATTGCCGTATGGCCGAAAACCGACGTGCAGTTCCGCCTGTTACTCAATGCGCTGCGTCATGGCCGCATCCGCTGTCGGTTGCGGTGTCTTGATCCGCGATACGGTGATTCGGGCGCCGTGCCCGGGCTCCAGGATCACGTGCTTGACCCGCTGGCTTTCGCCGCGTGCCGTCGTCGTCTCGAGCTCAACCCGGCGTAGCACCTCGCGCAGCACCACCCGCATCTCGGCCATCGCGAACGTTGCGCCCAGGCAGCGGCGCGCTCCGCCGCCGAACGGCAGC includes:
- the hxsB gene encoding His-Xaa-Ser system radical SAM maturase HxsB; the protein is MAGFAAADSFSPEKSDLHLLPIRFERLGADRFLVGNMVGDMAEMTAAELDRLCALDLAPGDGLYERAFERLFVGSTGQRAQQQLLALRLRSRLSFLRAATPLHLFVVTLRCEHSCPYCQVSRQSKDRVRYDMDQATASKAIDIALSAPAPLIKIEFQGGEPLLNFELIRWIVVTAKQRAAPLSKRLQFVIATNLALLSDEVLDFSAEHDILFSTSLDGPRDLHNKNRPRRGDNSYELAVAGIARIKDRLGQDKVGALMTTTEASLDRVEEIVDEYLEQGLDGIFLRPLSPYGFAIKTKQFQKYRGTDWLQFWKRGLRYILDVNKSGDRFPEFYSSLIVRRILSDEPIGYVDLRSPAGIGLGALVYNYDGTVFASDEARMLAEMGDRSFELGTVHEHSYRELVLSDTLVSAVANSLTQTAPQCSTCVFEPNCGADPVYHHATQQDLLGIKPLSEFCQRQKGVITHLFELLEHSPEDAAILRRWAS
- the hxsA2 gene encoding His-Xaa-Ser repeat protein HxsA2, with the protein product MRETPKVVSLATALAALATPAVVPPIAHAADSNGVQVGIDAQERIPTEAETARPVDAELMSFTVQQTRDGMLFPQHSSHSSHASHASHASHASSSPGYGVPDTPYVPYVPDVPYVPNPIYAPPVVAPPVVAPPVVAPPAATTGPAPANTADVAAVACARASYGLGVNDIANELQQTFGLGAGDAANIARQALAAVLAGGHYCDGSHGE
- a CDS encoding SigB/SigF/SigG family RNA polymerase sigma factor, with the translated sequence MFRRLKDLADDGPGFARQREAIIERTLPLAQHVARRFRGRGEDYDDLFQAASVGLINAVNRFDPDKGTEFLPFAVPTIMGEVRRHFRDRGWALKVPRRLKELQGQLAQARSELTQRTGRAPTASELAEHMDVDRETVVDALIAGSNYSTLSTDAPMGAQDDGGTLLSSLGGLDAGLAKVVDVETVRPLIAALPERERTVLMMRFFGDKTQTQIAEQLGISQMHVSRLLNRTLETLRSQAVPAEAESAQSTRGLEAQQSRKRAPRSLACPKAVTTPPTTPLAS
- a CDS encoding STAS domain-containing protein: MVEGSSGSDRYQPEPVEVATSWVGKVAVVSFTGTLDMRTTPQLMHALDAVIAQQPSAVIADLSSVDFMASAGMTVLITADEKCSAQTRFGVVTPDPITSRPMRLIGLHDFVSMFETLDEAVTALGGDDQPEPDQPSSAAPPPEPAPS
- a CDS encoding RsiV family protein, which codes for MRSVSVAAVVAFAAVCVSPGLAAAAPKDYCADLKGGNTGKTCEIQLSDPGYRVDISIPLDYPDQKSVADYVSQTRDAFLNTAKSGAPRSTPYVLSIRPTEYSSAVPPRGTQAVVFTVNQDVGGGQPQTTYKAFNWDQSYRKAITYTAAPDDKEHTPLWRVDDPLKTVAPIVQSELQQQLAPPPPVAPPTPPAQPGQPVTTTPTTTAPPAAPLPFASAALYNPANYQNFAVVNDGVMFFFDQGTLLPASAGALHVLVPRSAIDPMIA
- a CDS encoding DUF6319 family protein; protein product: MTMTADTQTPSAEAETQDMLLRPIGAAVPESSAASPSESSEPTKAPAKKAGKKTKTLELTLTVTGSADGEWRADLKRGTTYLTRDLTIAAAAVSRAANELHEDLVAPIDEVIEAARAEHAAKVAALEAELEAARKALADLD